From the genome of Streptomyces sp. JH34:
GCCTGGAGACCCAGCACCTGCCCGACTCACCCAACCGGCCGGACCTGCCCAGCACCGTGCTGCGCCCCGGCGACACCGCGCGCAGCCGCACCGAAATGCGCTTCCCGCATCTGCAGCACTAGCGGGACGGGGGCCGGGCAGTCGGTCCGGCGCACGTGTGAGGCAGGACGCGCCGGTCCGCCGACGTGATGACCGGGCATCGGACGCCGTTGGTGTGACGGACGCGCGCCGCGCGTCCGTCACACCACGCGTCACTTCAGGTAGGCACCCGCCGTCCCGATCTTCCCCGGGGCCGCGTTCCTGCCGCCGAGGTCGAGGACGTACACCCGCAGGTTTCCCTTGCCCGGTGCCGCGACGGACAGCGTGCCGCCCGTCACCACCGCGGTGTCACCGGTGACGGCGTCCTTGTAGGTGCCGTTGGGGATGCCCGTGTACGTGGCGCTCCCCGTGACCGTCACCAGAGCGAAGCTGTCCGTGCCGCTCGCCGCGTCGGTGTAGCGGCGCTTGTAGGCCATGGAGCCGGTGATGCCCTCGGTGGAGTACTGCCCCATCTGGAGCGCGGGTACCGCGCGGCGGATCTGGTTGAGCCGCTGCACGTGCTTGACCAGCGGCTTCGCCAGGGTGTCGGCGACCGCGCCGGTCGCGGAGGAGACCGTGCCGAAGTCCGGCGCCGTCACGTTGCCGGCGACGTGGTCGCCGAAGTAGGCCCGTCCGGTCGTCGCCAGCGGGCAGGTGGGCCCGCAGTCGATCTTCTTTCCGGCCTGGAACTCGATCTCGGAGCCGTAGTACAGCGTCGGGATGCCGCGGAAGGTCCACATCAGGGACATGTTCTCGGCCCAGGCGTCCGTGCCACCGGCGTACCGTTCGCTGCTCTTGTTCGGGCCGTAGTCGTGGCTGTCGACGTACACGACGTTGTAGGTGGCGTCGTTGTAACTGTCGTCGGAATCCTTGCCGTTGCTGTAGGCGTTGTTCGCGTCACCGAAGTTCATGTGCATGCGCATGTCGATGACGTTCATCCCGGAGAACCTGCTGTGGTCCGGAGCGTGGTAGCTGTTGCCGTTCAGGAAGGCGTTGGTGGACGTCGGCTGGGAGCCGGTGCCCTGCTGCTGCTCGTAGTCGTACATCTCCAGGGCGGCCTTCTCGTCGTCCGCGCTGTACTCCTTGCGCTCCTTCCATGTGTAGAACTGGGCGGAGTGGTTGACCGAGCCGCGGTTCCACTTGTCGTTGACGAAGGCGGCGACCTCGCCGAAGACGAAGAAGTTCTTCGCGGCCTCGGCGCCGAACTGCTGGGTCACCCGCTCCTGGATGGCCGGCAGGAAACGGCGGTTCCAGGTGGTGCGGGGGATGTGCACGGCGGTGTCGACGCGGAAGCCGTCCACGCCCATGTCGATGTACTTGTTGTACGCGCCGATCAGATAGTTCTGCACGGGCGCGCTCTCGGTGTCGAAGTCGGCGAGGTCGTCGTGCAGCCAGCAGCTGCGCGAGTCCTCGCCCTCCCAGTTGCCGATCCAGCAGTTGTGGTAGTACGCCTTCGGGAACATGCCCGAAGTGGGACTGGGCCACTGGCAGTTGTAGATTCGGTAGCCCTCCGGCGAGGTGTACTGGGTGGGGGTGCCCCAGTTGACGCAGGTGTTGCCCGAGGGTTCGGCGGTGGACCACAGGTCGCCGTTGTAGTACGACTTCCCGGACTTTGTCTCGACGGTCAGGCCGTCGTATTCGAAGCCCTCGTTCTTCTCGTCGTAGTACCAGCTCCACTGCGTGTCGCGGACTCCGTAGACCGTGGAAGTGAACAGGCCCTTGGCGCCCCAGCGCGACGAGTGGTTGTAGACGACGTCCTGGTAGATCTTCATGCCCTTGGCGTGGGCCGCGTCGATGAGGTCCTGGTAGGAGGCGCCCGCGGACTCCAGCCGGGAGTCGACCTCGTAGAAGTCGTACCCGTGGTAGCCGTGGTAGTCGTAGTCCGACCGGTTGAGCACCACCGGGGTGATCCAGACGGCCGACATGCCGAGGCCCTTGATGTAGTCGAGCTTCTCGACCAGGCCCTTGAAGTCGCCCCTGAACATGGGGTCGTCGTTGGCCGCGTTGCCCGACTTCTCGTGCTGGTTGCCGCCCCGGTTGTTGGAGCTGTCACCGTCGTTGAAGCGGGCGGTGAGCACGAAGTAGATCGGGTCCTTGCGGGGATCGGTGCCCAGCGGCTTCCCGGACACGGGGGCCGTGGGCTTCTCGCCGGTCGTCGCGGTCGCGGCGGCCGAGGCGGCCGACACGTTCCCCGCCGCGTCGACGGCCTTGACGGTGTAGCTGTACGCCGTCTTCGCCTCCAGGCCCGTGTCGGAGAAGACCGTGGAGCCGACGTCGGTCACCACCGTTCCCTTGGTGCCGCCGGTGCGGGTGACCTGGTACTTCGTCACACCGCGGTCATCGGTGGAAGGATCCCAGGTCACCACGACGGACAAGCCGTCGGCGCTCGCCGACACCTTCGTTGGCGCCGTGGGTGCGCCGGTGTCCGGGGCGGCGCTCGCGCACGGGTCGGTGGCGTCGGCGGTGACCTTCCCGGCCTTCACCGTGGAGAGCCCGTCGGGGACCGTGTAGTTGGTGCCGTTGTTGTTGTCCCAGACCCCGTTGCCGTTGTTGAAGGTGGCCTGCATGGAGGTGGCGGTGCCGAGGTCCACCGACTTCCTGACCCAGCCGGTGCAGGCTGCCTCCATGCCGACGCCGGGCACGGTGGTCCAGGTGCCGCCCGCCGGCTGGTAGTGGAGGTTGGTGGTCGTCCAGCCGACGGTGGCCGTCGAGTAGTAGACCGAGGCGGTGTGCGCCTCACCGGGCTCCGCACCCGTGTCCGTGCACGGGTCGCTGTGGGCCACGACCCCGTCCTTGACCGTGATGCTTCCGGTGCCCAGGGCGTAGTTCTTGCCGGCGTTGTTGTCCCAGACGCCGGAGCCGTTGTTGAAGGTCGCGGCCAGGCCGGCCGCGCCGCCCAGGCTGACGGTCTGCTTCACCCAGTCCGTACACGCGGCCTCCATGGCCACGCCAGGCACGGTGGTCCATGATCCGCCGTCGGGTGCGTAGTGCAGCTTGTACGCCGACCAGTTCCTGGTCTTCGTGTAGTAGAAGACCGTGGCGGTGGATTCCGAGGCGGCCACGGGCACGGCCGAAACGGATCCTGGGGGCTCGGGCGACGAGGTCAGGAGCCCCGCCGTCACCAGGGCCGCGACGGCGGCCGCTGACAGGCGTCCGAGCAGCCGCAAGGGGGTGCGTCTCATCTTGTGTGTCTCCAGGGGAGGGCCGCGGGCGGGTGGACCGCGGCTGCCGACAGCACAGCCGCTCCGCGAGCGGCCGTGAGGATCCCGCCGGAGAACCCGGACGCGCCTCGGGGTTCGGGCGAGCAGTGCGCCCTGGCAGAAATTCCTGTCAGAACCTTGCTGCAATCTCTTGCATGGTGGAAATTACCTGGGCATGACAGCTCCGTAAAGAGTCTGCGCACGCCGGGAGAAGCCGCTCGCCCATGGAATCGGTCGGGTGCGGCTGGAGGCGACGGTGGAGTGACTGTGGGAGCTGCGGGGCGGCGAGAGGGTGCGCGTCGACTGCGAGCTCGGCTACGGCGCGGGGATGATCCGCTGCCTGGGCCGGTGATCCGCGACGGCGCCGTGGATCACCCGGTACGGGCGGCGTGGCCGGTGAAGAAGCCGACGAGGCTGTGCGGGGCGTCGGCGTCGAAGCACAGCTCCTGGATCCGTGAGGCCAGGGCGGCGGATGCGGCGCTGCGGGTGAACATGGCCTCCTCGTACGTGGCGAGCGCGGCCTCGGTGTCATCCGGGTGCGCGGCGAGCGCGGTGGCGAGTCCGGCGCCGTCGTACATGGCGAGATTGGCTCCCTCGCCGGCCGGATACATCAGGTGGGCGGCGTCGCCGAGCAGCGTCACACCGGGCACCCGGCTCCAGTGGTGGTCGAGCGGCAGGGTGTTGATGGTGCGCGGGACCGGGGCGGTCTCGCCGTCGGTGATGAGGGAGGTGAGCTCCGGAGCCCAGTCGTGGAACTCGGCGGCGACACGCGCCCTGGCCCCGACCGCGTCGGTGAAGTCGATGGTGTCCATCCACTCCCGGGGCTTGTTGATCGTCACATAGGTGTGGAGGACGCCGCCTTGTTCGCGGTGGGCGCAGATCCCCTTCCCGGGGGCGAGCGCGAACAGCGAACCGCCGCCGACGGCCCGGGCGCCCGACGGGTGGCGGGTGTCGCAGTCGTACAGCCGGGTCTCGATCAAGGATGTGCCGGTGTACTCCGGTTCGGCGTCGGAGAGCAGCGGGCGGATCCGCGACCACGCCCCGTCCGCGCCGACCAGCAGGCCCGTCGTCACGGTGGCCCCGTCGGCGAACGTCACCTCGTGCAGGCCGTCCCCGAGGGCCCTGGCCGCAGTGGCCTTGCGCCCCCACCTGACCGTGTCGGCGGGCAGCGAGTCGAGGAGAATCCGCCGGAGGGCGCCGCGGTCGACCTCGGGGCGGCCGCCCGTACCGTCGTCGGGCTCGTCCAGCAGGACGGTGCCGTTCCTGTCGAGCACGCGTGACGCCTGGGCGCCCTGCTGGACGATGCCGAGGAACTCCTCGAACAGGCCGGCCGCCCTGAGTGCGAGCTGCCCGTTGTCCTCGTGGATGTCGAGCAGGCCGCCCTGGGTGCGCGCCGCGGGCGACGCCTCCCCTTCGTAGACCGTCGCGGGGATGCCGTGGACGTGCAGGACGCGGGCGAGCGTCAGCCCGCCGAGCCCCCCGCCGATGATCGTGACCGGAGTGGTCATGGTGCTTCCTTCCTCGCGGCGGACCGCCGGGTGAGCACGCGGAGCAGAGCTGGAACGGTGTTCCAGTGATTCGAGGATGGAACGCCGTTCCACTCACTGTCAAGCTGGAACGATGTTCCAGGACGTCTAGGGTGGGGGGCATGGCAACCAGGACGCGCCGTTCGGAGCGACGGCAGGAACCGCTCTCGCGGGAGCGGATCGTCGCCGCCGCCGTGGAGATCCTCGACACGGTGGACGAGGGCGGGCTCACGTTCCGCGCGCTGGCCGAACGTCTCTCGACCGGCCCGGGCGCGATCTACTGGCACGTCACGGGCAAGGCCGAGCTCCTCGCCGCCGCCACCGACGCCGTCGTCACCACCGCCATCTCCGCCGACGACGCCGACGCGACGCCGCAGGACGCGATCCGCGCACTCGCGCTCGGCGTGTTCGACGCGTTCGACGCTCATCCGTGGGTCGGCGCCGACCTCGCTCGCACGCCGTCGCCGTCACCGTCGCCGAAACTGCGGATCTTCGAACGCATCGGCCGCCAGGTCCAGGCGCTCGGAGTCCCCGAAGCCACGCTGTTCACCGCGGCGTCCACGCTGCTGAACTACATCCTCGGAGTCGCCGGCCAGAACGCCGCCAACACCCGGAAGGCCAGGCCGGGCGCGAACCGGACCGAGTTCCTCGACGCCACGGCTGCCGCGTGGGAGGAGCTCGACCCCGGCCGGTACGCG
Proteins encoded in this window:
- a CDS encoding carbohydrate binding domain-containing protein, which produces MRRTPLRLLGRLSAAAVAALVTAGLLTSSPEPPGSVSAVPVAASESTATVFYYTKTRNWSAYKLHYAPDGGSWTTVPGVAMEAACTDWVKQTVSLGGAAGLAATFNNGSGVWDNNAGKNYALGTGSITVKDGVVAHSDPCTDTGAEPGEAHTASVYYSTATVGWTTTNLHYQPAGGTWTTVPGVGMEAACTGWVRKSVDLGTATSMQATFNNGNGVWDNNNGTNYTVPDGLSTVKAGKVTADATDPCASAAPDTGAPTAPTKVSASADGLSVVVTWDPSTDDRGVTKYQVTRTGGTKGTVVTDVGSTVFSDTGLEAKTAYSYTVKAVDAAGNVSAASAAATATTGEKPTAPVSGKPLGTDPRKDPIYFVLTARFNDGDSSNNRGGNQHEKSGNAANDDPMFRGDFKGLVEKLDYIKGLGMSAVWITPVVLNRSDYDYHGYHGYDFYEVDSRLESAGASYQDLIDAAHAKGMKIYQDVVYNHSSRWGAKGLFTSTVYGVRDTQWSWYYDEKNEGFEYDGLTVETKSGKSYYNGDLWSTAEPSGNTCVNWGTPTQYTSPEGYRIYNCQWPSPTSGMFPKAYYHNCWIGNWEGEDSRSCWLHDDLADFDTESAPVQNYLIGAYNKYIDMGVDGFRVDTAVHIPRTTWNRRFLPAIQERVTQQFGAEAAKNFFVFGEVAAFVNDKWNRGSVNHSAQFYTWKERKEYSADDEKAALEMYDYEQQQGTGSQPTSTNAFLNGNSYHAPDHSRFSGMNVIDMRMHMNFGDANNAYSNGKDSDDSYNDATYNVVYVDSHDYGPNKSSERYAGGTDAWAENMSLMWTFRGIPTLYYGSEIEFQAGKKIDCGPTCPLATTGRAYFGDHVAGNVTAPDFGTVSSATGAVADTLAKPLVKHVQRLNQIRRAVPALQMGQYSTEGITGSMAYKRRYTDAASGTDSFALVTVTGSATYTGIPNGTYKDAVTGDTAVVTGGTLSVAAPGKGNLRVYVLDLGGRNAAPGKIGTAGAYLK
- a CDS encoding TetR/AcrR family transcriptional regulator C-terminal domain-containing protein; protein product: MATRTRRSERRQEPLSRERIVAAAVEILDTVDEGGLTFRALAERLSTGPGAIYWHVTGKAELLAAATDAVVTTAISADDADATPQDAIRALALGVFDAFDAHPWVGADLARTPSPSPSPKLRIFERIGRQVQALGVPEATLFTAASTLLNYILGVAGQNAANTRKARPGANRTEFLDATAAAWEELDPGRYAFTRDVAGQLREHDDREEFLAGIDLILGGITAS
- a CDS encoding FAD-dependent monooxygenase encodes the protein MTTPVTIIGGGLGGLTLARVLHVHGIPATVYEGEASPAARTQGGLLDIHEDNGQLALRAAGLFEEFLGIVQQGAQASRVLDRNGTVLLDEPDDGTGGRPEVDRGALRRILLDSLPADTVRWGRKATAARALGDGLHEVTFADGATVTTGLLVGADGAWSRIRPLLSDAEPEYTGTSLIETRLYDCDTRHPSGARAVGGGSLFALAPGKGICAHREQGGVLHTYVTINKPREWMDTIDFTDAVGARARVAAEFHDWAPELTSLITDGETAPVPRTINTLPLDHHWSRVPGVTLLGDAAHLMYPAGEGANLAMYDGAGLATALAAHPDDTEAALATYEEAMFTRSAASAALASRIQELCFDADAPHSLVGFFTGHAARTG